GACTTGTCGATCCGGGACAACCCAACCATCCGCAGTTTGGCCACGGCTTGGGTGCCGCCGGGGCAGAGCGGGCTTACGGTCAGCGGCCGGCCGCTGCTGAATTTCACGCTGGCGCTGAACTACGCGGTGGGCGGCACCGCGGTCTGGGGTTACCATCTTGTGAATCTGCTGATCCATGTGGCGGCGGGTTGCACGCTGTTCGGGATCGTGCGGCGGACGATGGAGGCAAATCGGTTTACCCCTTCGCTGGCCGAGGCCCGCCGGGGTTCGGAGAACCCACCCTGCAACCGCGATGCGACCTGGCTCGCCTTGGCGGTCGCACTGTTGTGGACGCTGCACCCGCTGCAGACTCAGGCGGTGACCTACATCGTCCAGCGCGCCGAGTCGCTCGTGAGCCTGATGTATCTGCTGACGCTGTGGTGCTTCATCCGCTCGATCGAGCCCGGCGCGCCGAAACGCTGGGCGGTGTTGGCGTGGGTGGCGTGCCTGCTCGGCATGGCCGCGAAGGAAGTCATGGTCACGGCGCCGGTGATGGTGGCGCTCTACGACCGGGTTTTCGTGGCGGGTTCGTGGACTGAGGTCTGGCGCCGGCGCTGGCGCTTTCATCTCGCGCTGGCGGCAACGTGGCTGCTGCTGGTGTGGCTGGTCATGACGACCGGAGGGCGCGGGGGCACGGCGGGTTTCGGCGGCGCGATGTCGCCCTGGGGTTACGCGCTCACGCAGGTGGGCGCGGTGGTGCGCTACCTGCAGCTGGCGCTCTGGCCGCAGCCGCTGGTCTTTGATTACGGCAAGGACTTGGTGCCCGGTTGGAGCGCAGTCTGGTGGCAGACGCTGTTGCTCCTGCCCCTGCTCGTGGCGAGCGGCTGGGCGGCGTGGCGCGGACGGGCGAGCGGCTATCTGGGGGTTTTCTTCTTCGCGGTGCTGGCTCCGAGCTCGAGTTTTGTGCCGGTGGTGACCCAGACGATGAGCGAACACCGGGTTTACCTGGCGCTCGCGGCCGTCGTGTCGCTGGTGGTCGTCGCGTTGCACGCGTGGCTGGGACGGCGGAGTTTTCTGGTGTTGGGCGCGCTGGCTGTCGGTCTCACGACGGCGACGGTCCGTCGCAATCACGACTACCGCACGGAGCTGGCGATTTGGGAGGACACGGTGGTCAAGCGGCCGCAGAATATCCGGGCCCTGAGCGCGCTCGCGGAGATTTACCAGAAGGCCGGGCGTCTTGATGAGGCGCGGGTGTTGCTGGAGGAGGCTGCACGCGTCGCGCCGGAGTCGGTGGAAGTGCGCAACAATCTCGGTAACGCGTGGATGAAGCTCGGCCGCTGGCCCGAGGCCATCGCGTGTTTTGAGGCGGCGCACCGGCTGAAGCCGGAAGAGCCGGATGTGTTGAGCAACCTGGGCAACGCGTTGCTGCAGACGGGTCAGGTGGTCGAGGCGATCGCGCATTTCGAGCTGGCGCTGCGGCACAAGCCGGATTTCCCCGAACCGCGCTACAACCTCGCCAACACGCTGGCGCAGCTCGGCCGCCTGGCGGAGGCCGAGCCGCACTACGCCCGTTACGTGCAGCTCAAGCCCGACGACCCCGATGCACGCTCGAATTACGGCGACGTTCTGCTGGAGCTCGGCCGTGGCCCGCAGGCGCTGGCGCAATTCGAGGCGGCGATCCGGCTGAAGCCGGACCGCGCCGAGCTGCACAACAATCTTGGCGTCGCGCTCGCCCGCCTTGGCCGGGCCCGCGAGGCCGTGCCTCATTTTGAGACGGCGTTGCGACTTCAGCCGGATTTTACCGGGGCCCGGCAGAATCTGGCGCAGGCACAGCAAGCTTTGGTTCGATAGCTGCGAGACCGATCGGTTGGTGGCGGGCTGATCGCGGGAATGTGCTTTTATCCCTCTGGAAATGAGCCTATTGATGGCTGCATGAAGGTGCTGCTTGTTGAAGATCATGTGGTCATCCGGCAGGTGTTTGCGGATGCCA
This DNA window, taken from Oleiharenicola lentus, encodes the following:
- a CDS encoding tetratricopeptide repeat protein, producing the protein MSTPSTPYARSGLPIWGVGLIIVGATAVAYHNSFGVPFIFDDDLSIRDNPTIRSLATAWVPPGQSGLTVSGRPLLNFTLALNYAVGGTAVWGYHLVNLLIHVAAGCTLFGIVRRTMEANRFTPSLAEARRGSENPPCNRDATWLALAVALLWTLHPLQTQAVTYIVQRAESLVSLMYLLTLWCFIRSIEPGAPKRWAVLAWVACLLGMAAKEVMVTAPVMVALYDRVFVAGSWTEVWRRRWRFHLALAATWLLLVWLVMTTGGRGGTAGFGGAMSPWGYALTQVGAVVRYLQLALWPQPLVFDYGKDLVPGWSAVWWQTLLLLPLLVASGWAAWRGRASGYLGVFFFAVLAPSSSFVPVVTQTMSEHRVYLALAAVVSLVVVALHAWLGRRSFLVLGALAVGLTTATVRRNHDYRTELAIWEDTVVKRPQNIRALSALAEIYQKAGRLDEARVLLEEAARVAPESVEVRNNLGNAWMKLGRWPEAIACFEAAHRLKPEEPDVLSNLGNALLQTGQVVEAIAHFELALRHKPDFPEPRYNLANTLAQLGRLAEAEPHYARYVQLKPDDPDARSNYGDVLLELGRGPQALAQFEAAIRLKPDRAELHNNLGVALARLGRAREAVPHFETALRLQPDFTGARQNLAQAQQALVR